The Malus domestica chromosome 10, GDT2T_hap1 genome contains a region encoding:
- the LOC114827590 gene encoding uncharacterized protein, giving the protein MVANQLYELCDIVGLEATRLDLVPSYVRLQRDNEAEVRIAAAGKVILCFPLLVPSIACRSIRKSVLLQRKKEEKVEWNEKRKKKRGSKKKGRNKKKLVACLKPMWAKGKKIWLDFLFVCSKVGISIGIDIGIGIGIGIGIWNLALAPMEFCIEIGIGS; this is encoded by the exons ATGGTCGCGAATCAATTATACGAGTTGTGTGACATTGTTGGTCTAGAAGCTACAAG GTTGGACCTGGTGCCTTCATATGTTCGGCTTCAACGAGATAATGAGGCTGAAGTACGAATAGCTGCTGCAGGAAAG GTCATACTCTGCTTCCCACTCCTTGTACCTAGTATCG CCTGCAGAAGTATCCGCAAGTCTGTATTGCTGCAAaggaaaaaagaggaaaaagtagaatggaatgaaaaaagaaagaaaaaaagggggagtaaaaaaaaaggaagaaacaagaaaaaattggTTGCTTGTTTGAAGCCCATGTGggcaaagggaaaaaaaatttggttggattttttgtttgtttgttcgaaAGTTGGCATCAGCATCGGTATTGACATCGGtattggcatcggcatcggcattggAATTTGGAATCTTGCACTTGCACCAATGGAATTTTGTATTGAAATTGGCATCGGAAGTTAG
- the LOC114827591 gene encoding uncharacterized protein, giving the protein MVEDLLHLEVNDDVHEKMHTNCNRQMASCLENVEVAIPKGLKKKEKFHRGRRRIRSALEKALPRKKKSDQVTIPQHTGGTNVFSPYPLPPSHSSKVPVHMFGNNTYMPIPYHHV; this is encoded by the exons ATGGTTGAAGACCTATTGCATCTAGAAGTGAATGATGATGTGCATGAGAAAATGCATACCAATTGTAATAGACAAATGGCCAGTTGCTTGGAGAATGTTGAAGTTGCCATTCCAAAAGGgcttaagaagaaagaaaagtttCATCGAGGAAGACGAAGAATTAGGAGTGCTTTGGAAAAAGCCTTACCAAGAAAAAAGAAGTCTGATCAG GTTACAATTCCACAACATACTGGTGGTACCAATGTCTTTAGTCCTTATCCACTGCCACCCTCCCATTCATCAAAG GTCCCAGTTCACATGTTTGGTAATAATACCTATATGCCAATTCCATATCATCATGTTTAG